A genomic segment from Brienomyrus brachyistius isolate T26 chromosome 9, BBRACH_0.4, whole genome shotgun sequence encodes:
- the LOC125748880 gene encoding acyl-CoA-binding domain-containing protein 7-like isoform X2 has protein sequence MTLQEEFEQLAEDVKNVKTRPDDQELLDMYGLYKQAIVGDINTEKPGMLDLKGKAKWEAWSSRAGMSKDAAMTAYIALAKDVIAKYGM, from the exons ATGACTTTGCAG GAAGAGTTTGAGCAGTTGGCTGAGGATGTAAAGAACGTGAAGACGAGGCCGGACGATCAGGAGCTGTTGGATATGTATGGGCTGTACAAGCAAGCCATCGTAGGGGACATAAACACAG AGAAACCGGGGATGTTGGACTTAAAAGGCAAAGCGAAGTGGGAAGCCTggagctccagggcag GAATGTCCAAGGATGCTGCCATGACAGCCTACATTGCTTTAGCGAAGGACGTCATCGCCAAATATGGAAtgtga